A genomic stretch from Mesoplodon densirostris isolate mMesDen1 chromosome 3, mMesDen1 primary haplotype, whole genome shotgun sequence includes:
- the MBLAC2 gene encoding acyl-coenzyme A thioesterase MBLAC2 — protein sequence MSALEWYAHKSLGDGVFWIQERFYESGNRANIWLVRGSEQDVVIDTGLGLRSLPEYLYSSGLLQDHRAKEDAACRPLLAVATHVHFDHSGGLYQFDRVAVHHAEAEALARGDNFETVTWLSDSEVVRAPSPGWRARQFRVQAVQPTLILQDGDVINLGDRQLTVMHMPGHSRGSICLHDKDRKILFSGDVVYDGSLIDWLPYSRISDYVGTCERLIELVDRGLVEKVLPGHFNTFGAERLFRLASNYISKAGICHKVSTFAMRSLASLALRVTNSRTSP from the exons ATGTCTGCGCTTGAGTGGTACGCCCACAAGTCCCTGGGCGACGGCGTCTTCTGGATTCAAGAACGCTTCTATGAGTCTGGCAACCGCGCCAACATCTGGCTGGTGCGCGGCTCCGAGCAGGACGTGGTGATCGACACAGGCCTGGGGCTGCGTAGCCTCCCGGAGTACCTGTACTCCTCCGGCCTGTTGCAGGACCACAGGGCCAAAGAGGATGCGGCGTGCCGGCCACTTCTGGCTGTGGCCACCCACGTGCACTTCGACCACTCCGGCGGCCTCTACCAGTTCGACCGGGTGGCGGTGCACCACGCCGAGGCCGAGGCGCTGGCTCGCGGGGACAACTTTGAGACCGTGACCTGGCTCTCCGACAGTGAGGTGGTGCGGGCGCCGAGCCCGGGCTGGAGGGCCAGGCAGTTCCGAGTGCAAGCGGTGCAGCCCACCCTCATCCTGCAGGATG gGGATGTGATCAACCTTGGTGACAGACAGCTCACTGTTATGCACATGCCTGGTCATTCTAGGGGCAGTATTTGCTTACATGACAAAGACCGAAAGATTCTCTTCAGTGGAGACGTCGTGTATGATGGATCACTGATTGACTGGCTCCCATACAGCAGGATAAGTGACTATGTTGGAACCTGTGAACGTCTGATAGAATTAGTGGACAGAGGTCTGGTAGAGAAGGTGCTTCCTGGGCACTTCAATACCTTTGGTGCTGAAAGGCTTTTTCGATTGGCTTCTAACTATATTTCAAAAGCTGGGATATGTCACAAAGTTTCTACTTTTGCCATGCGATCTCTTGCAAGTTTAGCCCTACGTGTAACAAATTCTAGGACCTCGCCCTAG